The stretch of DNA attttcttactaaTCATCTAAACATAATTTTATGAAACAAAAACATGTTTTTTCTGCAAAAGTAAAATTTTAATTTATGGAAAGTGTACTTTTTAATGATTTTAAGATTACTGACTATGCCCGTCTGATAGGGCAGCAAAAATAGATATCCGAATTGTAAACTAGACTGTTGTAAATAAAAATTTAGTAACACCATCATGTCTTAATTGTGCTAAATATATTATAATTTATAGTAATGAAGATTTTATGTTGATAAATTAattaaaataagcaaaaaaaagtTCAATATAAATAAACAAAAGTTAAGTCATTTATTATCACTGAGTCTCATGCCTGCAATGTGCACAAGAAAAAAAAGATTCAACCCAGCCATCCCTAAATGCAGCAGGTCCATGCATGCCATGCATTTTTTCTACTGTTTGCTTACTTTAAATACTCTAAATTACCGCTGGCATGCATGCCTAGATGCAGCACAATGACTGTCTCAAGTCAACCTGGGCCTATTTCAATTAAAAGTAATGTGCCCAACAAGGAAACAATTGTTCATAAGAAGGTAAATGCCAAAAGAAGAAGGGAATAACTTGTTGCATAAATTGCAAACATCCTGTGGTGCCAAATGACAGGCCTGCAATGTGTATAAGAAGTAAAAAAAAATCCACTCAGTCATCCCTGCATTGATCATAAAAAAGCAAAATATTGCTTAGCTTGCGATTGTCTTGCTCGTTATGTGTTTATTGGAAACTATTCATGCGCTCAGCGCACCATGTGAGCTTTCGCGTTCAATTTATCCAAGCTCCTTTTCGAAACTACTTATGTACTCAGCTCATCATGTCAGCCTCTGAGCTTTTGTGTTGTTTATGTGATGTATGTGACCTGGAGGTGTTCTATTTGGGCttgtgtatgtgatgtatgtcacccGGTGGTACTCTATATACATGTACCTAGATTACTATGATAGTTGAGGATGTTACTTGATGAATTATGTGCATATGTTGAAGATTTTGTAGTCATGTTGTTATGGTACTACCTGAATTATTTGCATAAATGAATATATGAATTCTTTGCAGGGCATATGGCATCAAATACAGGGAAGATTTTGCCATTTTTTAATTAAAATCCAATGATTAACTCTGTTTCAATCACATAACTTGGTCACACACTGCACTAGGGCAAAACGGTCTTTTTAAGTCTGACTTAACACTGTTAATGGTCAAAACTGACGGAAGTGTCACATAGGGAACAAATGAAGTTTGAGTGACAAAAAGAAAAGAATTCCGCTTTAGGAccaaaaaggaaaataaatttTAAGGAAGTATCAAATAAGAAATTCTCTCCACTACAAGTTGCGGCTGTCTACGAACAAAGAGCCGTGATTATTGTACCATGCAAAGCTAATAGTGTTAGTTAGGTGCATGCATTGTTAGTTGGCGTAGTGCTGCACGTGTGCTTGCCTGGATAAAGCAAGTTCTTAGAAAGGTTTAAGTGTGAAACTAGTGATCAGACGTGGTCTCCAGGACGTTTGGAAATGGCCGAGTCGTGAGATGGCTAGTGGCTAGTTGGTGTTGAAGTGGGTGAGGATGGTGGCCTAGCTGCTGAAGTGGGTGAGGATGCGACCATCGTCGCCGGAGCCTGTGGGTGTCGTTTTCCTTGTTGGAGGCGACGGTGGGGGCGTCCCTCGCTCCATTGTTTCCGGAGAAACCTCACATTTGGAGGAGGCTATCATTGAAGGCGGCGTCCGCGGGTGTCGTAGCCCTTGTCGAAGGTGTTGAGGGGACTGGATCAGATGATGGCGACGTCTTCATCGTCACACCCATGGGGACATCATCTTTGAAGACATTCATCGGCTGGACGGACTTGTGGACAGCTTGATCATTGCGCGTCGGCaggtggtggagcggtgcttcatgctACACATCAAttgcggcggatctcggcggcgtggcgcagtggagactcggctACCGATGGGTGGTTGATGGACTTGCATAGGAGGATGACACTGTCTGGTGTCGATGGTAAATGGGCCTGGCAAGGTCGATGCGTCAGTATCTGATGAAGGAGGTGACGACTCTTGCAACGTGTGCAGGTGGTGCCAACTGAAAGTGGGTCGGACCGGTGTGTAACCCTATCCAGGTATTATGGCTTGGATGAGGCATCTCACATTAGATGTTAGGtgttggtgcgatgtctgtttggtattaggcccgggCATTCAACAGCCCTTCATCACGAGGATAGGACTAGCGACAGGTGTTGCCAAGATTGTGGCTTCAGCTTACTGATGTATTACCTTCTTATTGATGTATTACCTTGTATTAAGCTTTATGAATGATTAATAAAATAGTTGCATGCATCActcagatgcagaggccagggtaaATCCTCCTTAAAAAAAGCAAGCCGCATGATCGTCTTCATGGCGCTAGTTGGTATGCGTGTTGAATCCACTCTCCATAGTTTGCAAATTAGAACACTATTTTTTAATAAAAACATTAATATTTAAAATGTAGATTTGGTCATTTTGATCCGTATGTAattcatattgaaatatctaaaaagacttatattcagAAACAGAGGGAAGAGCTAGCTGATATGATTCGCTGCTTGTCTTTTAGTACACGAGCACGGTGGAATGATTCGATAACAGAATCACAGTGCAGCAACTGAAAtagcctataagatgcaaaatcaaAATCATACAACTGTTTTGCGTGATTTCCGTTTGTTGGGCTATATGTGAAGACTGTATGCTGCAGTAGCATGGTGATGCCGTGACGGCCTTGGTGCCCTCAGAGATGGCGTGCTTGGCGAGCTCGCCGGAAGCTGCCCCAGCCAGAGCCAGAATGTTAGGGCCTTGTAGTGCTTCCGGGCGTGTTTAGAGAAATAAATCAGATTTTTTTAAGCACCGATGCTTATTTATACAGGATAGCTTAACTAAGTGTCTTTTTTGTAGAAATAGACACCAGTATTTCAGAAAATCtcgatttatttttctaagcacccctCTAAGCATCTTCCATTGTATAAGGCCTTATATTGTGCCAGCCACGACGCCTCCGTCGTCAACTGCTTCAATATGTCCGCCTATTGGCGCAGGCCCCATACGCCGGGTAGTTTCTGGCGTACTTGTTAGTCGGCCGATATTTTTTGTTAGATATATTTAAGATACATGTATTCAGTAGTTTAGTATTTATAATCCATTTTCTATCTTATTTTTGGGAGAGGCATCTTGCCCTTCAAGTATTGTACTTAATATATACTTGTCTTCGAAACTCAATAATACATTCATTATATCGAAAATAGTCCCTCtctatcccttctaacatggtatcaggttTACTCCAATGATAAACCCTAGCCGTCGTCGCTTTTGCACCCGTGCGCCACCCCTGGAGCGGTCGGCCTCCTTGACCGCcgtcgggggccgcgccgcccgtacttaGGGTTCGTCCGTCGGTCGTGTTGGCCGACTGCCCTAAAGAGTCTTTTCTCCGAGCCCTTGCTCCGGGTTTTCTCTCTCCCGCTAGTCACCTTGATCGGCGTTTTACTTTTTGTTTTCCGATTTATGCTTGATCGATTTACGTTGCCCGCCGCCGTCATCGACCCCCGCGTGCCTCTACTTCGACTCCGGTGCGACTAGACGAGCTCAACTTCGACCTGGCGGCCATGCGCGCTGTGGTGGCCCGTCAGGGCTAGCCACCGTCCGCGTGTCGGCCCGCCCATCGCCCTGCGCCGGTCGTCTCCGCCCTGCTCCGCCCGGGAGTCCTACGTTGCCCTAACCGAGTGTCTTCGCGCCATGCGGCGGTCCATCATAGTCGCCATTTGCGTGTCGGCCTGCCCATCGATCCATGCCACCCGCCTCCACCACATTTACACGACGGCCCTGCGGTCTGCcttgcaggcctcgtcccagcctgCGTCAGGGCCGCTGCGTTAGGCTCTTCGGCTGCCTCAGCTCGGGCGCCGtgttggtcgctcgggcctcgctACTCGGGCGCCGGTGTTGTTTTGGCAGCCCGGGTGCCGGCACTGACACGCTTGTCCGCACGTCATGCCACGCCGTCCGTCATCGTCGGCCTCATCTtggactccgccgccaccccgtCTCCACTGagcggcatccccgacctcgcgcgcgctCGTCTTGATCATCCGCTTGGCCCCGcaatccgcctcatctacgccacGCGCCCGACCTGGCCTGTCGgttgcgcgcgcctccgcaggtcccgtgaagatcgtcttcgagttcagcgcgcccctccacCTATCGAGCAAAGGGCTGCCACTGCgtgccccgtcgggccgcagcgccgccgccccgtggttctccccGCAGATGCATCGACTTGTGTGCCGCCACTCTGTCGCCCCTTCGTGTCGTAATGCCGCGATACgcggtccccgtcgccgccccaagGCCGTCCCCGCGGTTCCACCGTCCCGCGCCCAGCCGCTGCACCGCCAGAGGTCTTCCGCCGTTGCCCTGACCTgtccgccgccgctgcgtcgccccttcgggtcgtagcaccgcggcccgcggtcctCCGCGTCCCCGCGCATCGGCCTCTCGTGGTATGCGCCACGCTGCCTCCCTTAGCGCGGGAACGTCACTGTTCGTGCCGGTCTTTGTCACACTTTGGGTTCTCCTTGCCTACTTCGGGCATCGTCGCCGCGCTCCAAACTAgctgccgccgccgctcttcttcggcGCCGCTGCAGCTCAGTCACCCGAGCCATGCCATGAGTccaccatcgtcgtcttcatccAACATCAGCTCATCGCCAGCGTCGCCATCATCTTCCCTGACCACTTCGTATACTCCAACCACCGTCAGCGACATCGGCTCCATGCCGCTTGGTGCCACAACCGTcatcgagtccttctctgctggcccctcAGACTCCTCGACATGGTGTACAACTCATGCAGGTCCCtcgtctatgcatgcccggtgctggcaacactgatGCATGCCTTCATCGACAACGTGTCCCCGGGCATGGCAAGCCTGGTCGGCGGTTCGTCAACTTTGTCTTCGTccgtctatgcatgcccggtgctggcaagacCGACGTGTTTCTTCATCTACGACGTGTCCCGGGGCTTGTCTAACCCGGCGCGACGCCTCGTCAACATCATCTTCTCCACGGTGCACCACTATTTCGACACCAatgcgcccatgactaactcggcgcctccttgcgcccacAGCTCCACGACGAGTTTCCCGACACCGGCTACCCCCCCTCGAGATCGACCACAACGTTCTTCGCGCGGCTACCTCaaccacggctacaccaccctacgctctcggctacctcNNNNNNNNNNNNNNNNNNNNNNNNNNNNNNNNNNNNNNNNNNNNNNNNNNNNNNNNNNNNNNNNNNNNNNNNNNNNNNNNNNNNNNNNNNNNNNNNNNNNNNNNNNNNNNNNNNNNNNNNNNNNNNNNNNNNNNNNNNNNNNNNNNNNNNNNNNNNNNNNNNNNNNNNNNNNNNNNNNNNNNNNNNNNNNNNNNNNNNNNNNNNNNNNNNNNNNNNNNNNNNNNNNNNNNNNNNNNNNNNNNNNNNNNNNNNNNNNNNNNNNNNNNNNNNNNNNNNNNNNNNNNNNNNNNNNNNNNNNNNNNNNNNNNNNNNNNNNNNNNNNNNNNNNNNNNNNNNNNNNNNNNNNNNNNNNCTCTTGTTGTTCGCAATGCCGCCGCTATGATTGCGGgggatgttagagatatatttTACTCTATAGGAGAGGCATCTTGCCCTCCAActcttgtactcaatatatactcgccctcggggctcaataatacatccatcatattccgcAACAATCCCTCTCTATCCCTTCTAACACTTTTGGCCAAGCAATACACGTGAACGTACAAACATGTTGAAGCTGACTGTAAGAAAAATAGAGAGGAGATTGCTGGCGTAATGCTTGGATGTTGTATTGAGCCTCTCGGGCAACTTATATAAAGCACATGGCTTGGAGGGCAAGAAGCCTCTCCTAGGGAAAAGGCAGGAGATGATTATAAATCATAGTCTACCAAATACAAAGATATAGCTATATATTCGAACATCCCCGCGCAGTCGTAGCAGCAGCATCGCAGATAACAGGAACATCGCAGACGGTCAGACTGGAGAGAATAGCAGCCAACGGGCTGACATTCCCCTGTAGTCGTAGCGGGAGTGGTGTGGACGGTGTCACATTGCGAACACGTTGACTATAGAGAAAACCGACTAGTTGCTCAAGTGAGGTGATAGCCCTTTTGTGTCGGTGTTGATGTAGCCGAGAGCTTAGGATGGTGTAGCCGTGGTTGAGGTAGCCATGCGTGGGACGCCGTGGTCGATGTCGCTTCAGGGTCGCCGATGTCGAGGTAGTTATCGTGGAACTGCGGGTGCAAAGAGGATGGGAATCCAACAGAGTACCAATTGTACCTTAGTATGTGGCTGATGTTTTTATAAATCCAAGTTATGTCAATTTCTTATGAATATTTTTTTGAACAGAATTTCTTGTGAATATAGATTTGCCGATTGCGAACAAGTGAACGTGCAAATGAGCCAGCCATAGAAATTCCAACTCGGCAATAGAAAACAGAGGGAACTTCATGTCGGCATCTGGACTAGACCGAGATAACTTTATATGAATTGTTTCAAGTATATTTAGAGAAAATGATTCCAAAAATAGATCTGTAGCAGCAATGGTTTTTACAGGGTGACACGATAGGCCCGTAATCTTGAAACTCAAGGGTTATGAAATAGGAatctcttatactccctccgttccaaattactcgtcacagaaatggatgtatgtagaactaaaatacatctagatacatccatatctgcgACAACTaatttgaaacagagggagtatatactacttaaaaagaacgtaagCGTTCTCATTTTACCTTCCTTTGGACCATCCCTTCGTCAACCCTTCTTGTCCTTGTATGATAAACAATCAAATTAATTTATTTACCTTCTGCGCCAATTCTTTTTTAATTTAATTACCAAATTTCTGATCAAACTATAAGGTAATTTATAGGCAGGATTTGATCAACATTTATTTACACAGTCACATTATTATAGGcaggtaaatcacaagctaacgTATTAGAATATTTATATgcagttgcaacgcacggacattgtTCTAATATAGAAAAAAAAAGTTGCCCAATGGAGGACAACATGACTCACTTGCTTGTTGATTGGACTATCAAAAATTGGAGAGGCGCTTTCCAGTATAAGGGCGGTACATGTTTGATGGGATTTTGTTGGCCAAAACAAACTCAGCAATTGCAGGCGCTCTGAACTCCCCATCTGCAAGAAGCACATTACAGTATGATCCGATTTAACTGTCAAACCAACTCAGCATATAGAAATGGAATGGAAAGGTTGCTGGGGAAAGCTAAAGCAAGTTTACCATATACGGTCAACATGACCTCATCTTTCTTCAGCAGGACTAATGATGGGCGCTTTGCTGCCGGGTCAACGTGGAAAAGCTTGGCTACATCAGGACATGTAGTCTGGTAGAAGTTGGTAGTATTGAAGAATTGGTCGTAATCTTCCAGCCTTGAGGCAGCAGCAAGCTCATCACTGTGAGTACCCTATAACATTTGATGACAGAGTAATCAATTTTTGGTAACATGGCCACGTCGTTGGTGAGTTTTGTTGCGATTCAAGCATTTTATTATGGGTGAATCTGGGTATTCTGGTTGGGATTGGAACGTACCCAGAGGGAGTCGAGCAAGGCGAGCACGGCCACTTCGCCGCTGGTAATGATCTTCTCGGCCTCGTCGACGGTGGTGACGTTCTGCACCGCAGGGCCCAGTCTCTGGGAGATCCAAGCGAGGATGGCGTCCCTGAAGCCATGGAAAAATGGCAACGTTgatcatacaacagcagcagccGCGGAGGTGAATAAAGAAGTATTTACCTTTTTACTTACTTGGTCCTCTCGCCGTAGTAGGGGTAGGGTTTGGGCACGCCGTCGATGAAGAAGAGGACGGTGGGGTACCCCTGGACATCATGGGCGCGAGCGAGGTCATGTTCCTGGGTGGCGTCGACCTTGGCGAGCGCGACATCGAGCCCCCAGCCGACCAGGTGCGACGCGGCCGCGCCGTACTCCGGCGCGAGCTTGCGGGACCAGTAGCACCAGGGCGCGTAAAAGTCAACTACGACGTGGCGGCGGACGGCGAGGAAGGAGGAGAAGTTGGCGGCGGTGAGGACGACCACGTGGGCCTCGTTGTCGTTGACTACCTCGGGCAGGATGATGTCCGGGAGGGAGACAGAGGCGGAGGAGGGGTTGGGGAGGACGAAGAAGGGGGTGGCGAGAAAGAGGAGCAGGAGGAGAGATCGGGGTGTGGGAATCTGCATCGTCGCCATGACCGGCCGGCGAGTGTGTGTNNNNNNNNNNNNNNNNNNNNNNNNNNNNNNNNNNNNNNNNNNNNNNNNNNNNNNNNNNNNNNNNNNNNNNNNNNNNNNNNNNNNNNNNNNNNNNNNNNNNNNNNNNNNNNNNNNNNNNNNNNNNNNNNNNNNNNNNNNNNNNNNNNNNNNNNNNNNNNNNNNNNNNNNNNNNNNNNNNNNNNNNNNNNNNNNNNNNNNNNNNNNNNNNNNNNNNNNNNNNNNNNNNNNNNNNNNNNNNNNNNNNNNNNNNNNNNNNNNNNNNNNNNNNNNNNNNNNNNNNNNNNNNNNNNNNNNNNNNNNNNNNNNNNNNNNNNNNNNNNNNNNNNNNNNNNNNNNNNNNNNNNNNNNNNNNNNNNNNNNNNNNNNNNNNNNNNNNNNNNNNNNNNNNNNNNNNNNNNNNNNNNNNNNNNNNNNNNNNNNNNNNNNNNNNNNNNNNNNNNNNNNNNNNNNNNNNNNNNNNNNNNNNNNNNNNNNNNNNNNNNNNNNNNNNNNNNNNNNNNNNNNNNNNNNNNNNNNNNNNNNNNNNNNNNNNNNNNNNNNNNNNNNNNNNNNNNNNNNNNNNNNNNNNNNNNNNNNNNNNNNNNNNNNNNNNNNNNNNNNNNNNNNNNNNNNNNNNNNNNNNNNNNNNNNNNNNNNNNNNNNNNNNNNNNNNNNNNNNNNNNNNNNNNNNNNNNNNNNNNNNNNNNNNNNNNNNNNNNNNNNNNNNNNNNNNNNNNNNNNNNNNNNNNNNNNNNNNNNNNNNNNNNNNNNNNNNNNNNNNNNNNNNNNNNNNNNNNNNNNNNNNNCATGCCCGCTGGTCCTGCAAGTCCGGTTTGTCCACGTAGGCTCAACCATCTAGCCAATTGGCTTGTTGTTTGTGGGTGGTTTGTCGCAGGGATGCACCATAGTTGAGGAGAAGATAGCATGTGACGTAATCGTTGGGTCTAGAGCACAGAAGGATAGACAATGATGTCCAGTAATAAAATCTTCTTGTGACTTGCATGCAAGAACCTTGATCACCAAGTTTTGgtgttctgtttgttttgatttttgtGGTGCATAATCTTAGATTTAGTGGCTTAGTGTTTGCCTCACCTAGCGGTTAGTAAGTTCATAAATAACCATATCCAAAATGAACCAAGCTCTAATTGCACTTTGCATACTTTGCCGTGGAGGTCCAAGGACAAGGTCACCCGGTAGACAACGCCGACGCCAGAGCCAATTAATTGCTGGCACCATTTGTTTTTATAGGTTGATGAATCATGCATTCCATAGAGCAAGTTATTTTTTTCTTTTACAAGGAGTAAATCAAGAGTGATACTCGGGCAGAATCACTGGAGCAACTAGATGgtaccccgcacgttgttgcgggaatattttgCTACATATTTCAATGTGATTCGTTGTATGAAACCTGAATATTTGAAGTAATAATATAAAAACTAAAATCAAAAATACAAATGAGTTATTATGTTTGATTACTATATAATTGTAAAATGTTCATTAAATATATATGGCATAATAGAATAAAAATTCTCATGTATGTTTGCATGTTAAGATGGgtctttttttcatgcatgtcatgatgaagtggcatgcttgcatgttcagAGACACATGGTAGTGGGGTGGACCTTTTCTCATGCATGTTATGggatgatgtggcatgcttgcatgttaagagaaatagaTAGTGGggactagctatttagatatagaagatttctCATAAAAACGACACATTAATCCACCAGTCGTGGTAAATAGCACAATCAACAATTACACGGACGGTACTAATATATAGCAACACAAGTTGCTTTGGAGTAGTAACTaaaactccctccgtccaaaaatacttgtcataaaaatggataaaaatgaatgtatctagaactatatttctggacggagggagtaatatatagaTAGATAGACGAACATGGATGGTTGAGTAACATAGATAACACAGGTGGCCATAGACCATTCGGCATGATTAGCGTGCTACCTCAAAGAAATAAGTAAACAATGAACAACGTAGGTGGCCATAGATTAATTAGCTACAACAAAGTAACACAGTTGGTAGAGATAGATGGACCAACTGTGTGTTACTTTCTTTCCTTGCTGGACGTTTTGTATGGATCGTCGCGTCCAACAAGGAAGAGTTTGTGCAGGGTTCTtacattttcacacaaacatgTGCATATATGAAACGAAGCAAGGCAGAGCTGCAAATAAGGAACGAACAAATGACTTTTTTTGGCACTGAACATGGCGTATGATATATCGACGCTACACTAAAATATTTCGGTTCTGCGCAAAATGGAAGAGAGAACAAATATGGTATAACATCCCAGCCTCCAAGTTAATGTAATCCGATCCAGTAGTGCAAAATGCATGCCAGTTAGCAACCGGAGGGAGGTTCGAGTGATGTCCGCAACCCTATCCTGCATGGCCGTAGTGACGCGCTCATGTAAGGGCATCAACCGTTACACACGAGAACTAGTGAGCTGTGAGCTACTCCTTGTGTGAACTAGTGATCTAAAAGATGTTATATTAGTTTATAGATGTGGTACATGTGAATGGACGTCGCGTAGGGAACAGTTGACAGCGAGGGGATGCTTGCACTCTGGGTTCCCCATCTGCAGCGCTTCATTCACATCAGAGAACCCTTCCTTTGAGAGAGAAGATCAGATGGATACATGATGATGTGCAACATTTATAACACTCGGGAATCGGCCAACCCAGCGCCTATAACCTGCAATTGGTGCAGAAAGAAAGTTAGACAATGTATTTCTGACCAAATGAGAGGGCCATTTTTTCTTCCTCGTCATTAGTAAAATCAACAGGTTATTGTGTTTACCTAATGCGATGATTTGCTTCTGGCTAAGCTGTTCACTATTATGATataaacaagaggctcaccatggtggtgccggcgacgagatcggcgcaggcAATCGACGGCGGTGATGACGAGGACGGAGACGGGACAGCACCCTACACATGTGCAAactaagaagttaatttgagctcaaattgtgCATCTAAATCAAATAAACTCACACATACACTCCTTCACTAAAACCCACAAACCACTCTACTTCTAGAGCATTTGAAATGAGCTAAACTAGCAGTGAAAGATGAAAGGATGAAGTTACTAACCTTTCTAGAACACTTGGATAGTTGGTGCACTGCTAAACCTAGACAATCTTGAAAAAAAATGGAGCTAATCGGAGGTCGAGCTTGAAGGAAGAAGAGAGGAGAAAACTTTGTGGCTctgacatttcatcgaacacctcatgtgcatatataGGCAAAAAACAGAGTAGCCCACACCTCTCATCCTTCTAGGGCCAAaaaacagaggaggggggggggtggatatatataggcagaaTCTTAGGATTGGTGTctacaaccgggactaaaggcctacaCTTTAGTCTCGGCTGCAGACATCAACCGGGTCT from Triticum dicoccoides isolate Atlit2015 ecotype Zavitan chromosome 6A, WEW_v2.0, whole genome shotgun sequence encodes:
- the LOC119314888 gene encoding protein disulfide isomerase-like 1-4 — encoded protein: MATMQIPTPRSLLLLLFLATPFFVLPNPSSASVSLPDIILPEVVNDNEAHVVVLTAANFSSFLAVRRHVVVDFYAPWCYWSRKLAPEYGAAASHLVGWGLDVALAKVDATQEHDLARAHDVQGYPTVLFFIDGVPKPYPYYGERTK